A part of Amycolatopsis camponoti genomic DNA contains:
- a CDS encoding proline--tRNA ligase gives MITRTSSLFLRTLREDPADAEVPSHRLLVRAGYVRRVAPGGYSWLPLGLRVLRRVENVVRDEMNAIGAQEIQFPALLPKEPYEATGRWTEYGDSLFRLKDRKGADYLLGPTHEELFTLTVKGEFTSYRDYPVTLYQIQTKYRDEARPRAGILRGREFVMKDSYSFDLDDEGLERSYQAHRAAYTKLFDRLGLEYVVVKATSGAMGGSASEEFLAVAETGEDTYVRSTESGYAANVEAVVTPAPAAQPIEGRPEAQVHHTPGTPTIETLVNFLNNAGLGRTFTAADTLKNVMLKARQPGAKEWELVCVALPGDREVDMKRLEASLEPAEVALLDEADFAKNPFLVKGYIGPKALQDNGVRYLADPRIVPGTAWVTGADKVDHHVVDLLAGRDFTPDGTIEAAEVREGDASPDGHGTLVAARGIEIGHIFQLGRKYADAFGLDALGPDSKPIRITMGSYGVGVSRLVGVLAEQNHDDLGLIWPREVSPFDVHIVIAGKDDAVRDGAEKLAAELDTAGLEIILDDRKASPGVKFADAELVGVPTILVVGRGLANGVVEVKDRRTGEREEIAVDAVVEHLVKLVRS, from the coding sequence GTGATCACCAGGACTTCGTCGTTGTTCCTTCGCACCTTGCGCGAGGATCCGGCGGACGCCGAGGTACCGAGCCACCGGCTCCTGGTACGCGCCGGCTACGTCCGCCGGGTCGCCCCGGGCGGGTACTCGTGGCTGCCGCTCGGCCTGCGCGTGCTGCGCCGCGTCGAGAACGTCGTGCGCGACGAGATGAACGCCATCGGCGCGCAGGAGATCCAGTTCCCCGCGCTGCTGCCGAAGGAGCCCTACGAGGCGACCGGCCGCTGGACCGAGTACGGCGACAGCCTGTTCCGCCTGAAGGACCGCAAGGGCGCCGACTACCTCCTCGGCCCGACGCACGAAGAGCTCTTCACGCTCACGGTCAAGGGCGAGTTCACCTCCTACCGCGACTACCCCGTCACGCTCTACCAGATCCAGACGAAGTACCGCGACGAAGCGCGTCCCCGCGCCGGCATCCTGCGCGGCCGCGAGTTCGTCATGAAGGACTCGTACTCGTTCGACCTCGACGACGAGGGCCTGGAGCGCTCCTACCAGGCCCACCGCGCCGCCTACACGAAGCTGTTCGACCGCCTCGGTCTCGAGTACGTCGTGGTCAAGGCGACGTCGGGGGCCATGGGCGGCTCGGCGTCCGAGGAGTTCCTCGCGGTCGCGGAGACGGGCGAAGACACCTACGTCCGCAGCACGGAGTCGGGCTACGCGGCGAACGTCGAAGCCGTCGTGACGCCCGCGCCCGCCGCGCAGCCGATCGAGGGCCGTCCCGAGGCGCAGGTGCACCACACGCCCGGCACGCCGACCATCGAAACGCTGGTCAACTTCCTGAACAACGCCGGCCTGGGCCGCACCTTCACCGCCGCGGACACGCTGAAGAACGTCATGCTCAAGGCGCGTCAGCCGGGTGCGAAGGAGTGGGAGCTGGTCTGCGTCGCGCTCCCCGGTGACCGCGAAGTGGACATGAAGCGCCTCGAGGCCTCGCTGGAGCCCGCCGAGGTCGCGCTGCTCGACGAGGCCGACTTCGCCAAGAACCCGTTCCTGGTCAAGGGCTACATCGGCCCGAAGGCGCTGCAGGACAACGGCGTGCGCTACCTCGCCGATCCCCGGATCGTGCCCGGCACCGCCTGGGTCACCGGCGCTGACAAGGTCGACCACCACGTCGTCGACCTGCTGGCCGGCCGCGACTTCACCCCGGACGGCACCATCGAGGCCGCCGAGGTCCGCGAGGGCGACGCGTCGCCGGACGGCCACGGCACCCTGGTCGCCGCGCGCGGCATCGAGATCGGGCACATCTTCCAGCTCGGCCGCAAGTACGCGGACGCGTTCGGGCTCGACGCGCTCGGCCCCGACTCCAAGCCGATCCGGATCACGATGGGCTCCTACGGCGTCGGCGTCTCGCGGCTGGTCGGCGTGCTCGCCGAGCAGAACCACGACGACCTCGGCCTGATCTGGCCGCGCGAGGTGTCGCCGTTCGACGTGCACATCGTCATCGCGGGCAAGGACGACGCGGTGCGCGACGGCGCCGAGAAGCTCGCCGCCGAGCTGGACACCGCCGGTCTCGAGATCATCCTCGACGACCGCAAGGCGAGCCCGGGCGTCAAGTTCGCCGACGCCGAGCTGGTCGGCGTGCCGACCATCCTCGTGGTCGGGCGCGGCCTGGCCAACGGCGTCGTCGAGGTCAAGGACCGGCGCACGGGCGAGCGCGAGGAGATCGCGGTCGACGCCGTCGTCGAGCACCTGGTCAAGCTCGTCCGGTCCTGA
- a CDS encoding GNAT family N-acetyltransferase: MDLTWRPLTLDDVPALTRLYAAAEEVDRTGDHFSDEDLRDELEGPNIDLARATTGAWAGETLVGYGLVRRRDAADPVHMLRLQSVVHPEYRTDGVGAHLVEWFSRTGREVNERTFPDAPFELHHGRHQNERWIAGVLAGAGYTHARTMVTMRVGLDDLPPQPPLPDGFTAVPFDFEHDLAVLDARNDTFAGHWGSTLYEPGAWRHLVTGSKDFRPELSYLILDGDKVLAFVLSHFYASEAAATGIREHYASWVGTREALRGRGVASGLLGHTLSAVKAAGFDRSALSVDVDNAHRALGVYERCGYRVDDEWHVYVLS; this comes from the coding sequence ATGGACCTCACCTGGCGCCCGTTGACCCTCGACGACGTCCCCGCGTTGACCCGGCTGTACGCCGCGGCCGAGGAAGTCGACCGGACGGGTGACCACTTCAGCGACGAAGACCTCCGCGACGAGCTCGAAGGGCCCAACATCGACCTGGCCCGCGCCACCACCGGCGCCTGGGCGGGCGAGACGCTCGTCGGCTACGGCCTCGTCCGCCGCCGCGACGCCGCCGACCCCGTCCACATGCTCCGGCTCCAGTCGGTCGTGCACCCGGAGTACCGGACCGACGGCGTCGGCGCTCACCTGGTCGAGTGGTTCTCGCGGACGGGCCGCGAGGTCAACGAGCGCACCTTCCCGGACGCGCCGTTCGAGCTGCACCACGGCCGGCACCAGAACGAGCGCTGGATCGCCGGCGTCCTCGCCGGCGCCGGGTACACGCACGCGCGCACGATGGTCACCATGCGCGTCGGCCTCGACGACCTGCCGCCGCAGCCGCCGCTGCCGGACGGTTTCACGGCGGTCCCGTTCGACTTCGAGCACGACCTCGCGGTGCTCGACGCCCGCAACGACACCTTCGCCGGCCACTGGGGCAGCACGCTCTACGAGCCCGGCGCCTGGCGCCACCTGGTCACCGGCTCGAAGGACTTCCGTCCGGAGCTGTCGTACCTGATCCTCGACGGCGACAAGGTCCTCGCGTTCGTGCTGAGCCACTTCTACGCGTCCGAAGCCGCGGCGACGGGCATCCGCGAGCACTACGCCAGCTGGGTGGGAACGCGGGAGGCGCTGCGCGGCCGCGGCGTCGCGTCGGGGTTGCTGGGGCACACCCTTTCCGCGGTGAAAGCGGCGGGATTCGACCGGTCGGCGCTGAGCGTCGACGTCGACAACGCGCACCGCGCCCTGGGCGTTTACGAGCGGTGCGGATATCGCGTCGACGACGAATGGCACGTGTACGTGCTGTCCTGA
- a CDS encoding DUF397 domain-containing protein, with translation MKNVSWRKSSYSGGQSECVEVKLDRSVGIRDTKAREQGHLTVTPAAWAAVVTALRG, from the coding sequence ATGAAGAACGTCAGCTGGCGCAAGTCAAGCTACAGCGGGGGCCAGTCCGAGTGTGTCGAGGTGAAGCTCGACCGTTCCGTCGGCATCCGGGACACGAAGGCCCGTGAGCAGGGGCACCTGACCGTCACCCCCGCCGCGTGGGCCGCCGTCGTCACGGCTCTACGAGGTTGA
- a CDS encoding HAD family hydrolase, which yields MTKKRLVLWDIDHTLVDFAGLGMAWYAAAFTAATGGTMRVHPVFGGRTELATTTELLTANGFDPAPDTIRAMFEALVAESERAAHRFATEARALPGAAEALTAFAGDDGVVQSLVTGNLPEISRHKLVAFGLHEHLDLDIGGYGTLSVHRPDLVPHAVGLAAAKHGTAFDADKVVVVGDTPNDVKAALAHGALSIAVATGLYSAGELRAAGAHVVLPDLADTDLVRTAVLS from the coding sequence GTGACGAAGAAGCGGCTGGTGCTCTGGGACATCGACCACACGCTCGTGGACTTCGCGGGACTGGGCATGGCCTGGTACGCGGCCGCGTTCACCGCCGCGACCGGCGGGACCATGCGCGTCCACCCGGTGTTCGGCGGCCGCACCGAACTGGCGACCACCACCGAACTGCTCACCGCGAACGGCTTCGACCCCGCCCCGGACACGATCCGGGCCATGTTCGAGGCCCTGGTGGCGGAGTCCGAACGCGCGGCGCACCGCTTCGCGACGGAAGCCCGCGCGCTCCCGGGCGCCGCCGAGGCGCTGACCGCGTTCGCCGGCGACGACGGCGTCGTCCAGTCGCTCGTCACCGGCAACCTGCCGGAGATCTCGCGGCACAAGCTCGTCGCGTTCGGCCTGCACGAGCACCTCGACCTCGACATCGGCGGCTACGGCACGCTCTCCGTGCACCGCCCCGACCTGGTCCCGCACGCGGTGGGGCTGGCGGCGGCCAAGCACGGCACGGCGTTCGACGCCGACAAGGTGGTCGTCGTCGGGGACACCCCGAACGACGTCAAAGCCGCACTGGCCCACGGCGCGCTCTCGATCGCGGTCGCGACCGGGCTCTACAGCGCCGGCGAACTGCGGGCGGCCGGCGCGCACGTCGTGCTGCCGGACCTCGCCGACACCGACCTCGTGCGGACCGCCGTGCTCAGCTGA
- a CDS encoding response regulator: MRIVIAEDSTILRQGLVELLTFRGHEVVAAVKDADALHAAVEEHTPDVSIVDIRMPPTHTDEGLRAAISLRRASPGRAILLFSQYVETKYAAQLLADRAGGVGYLLKDRVAEVSDFLDALRRVADGETVLDPEVVSQLFSATRQTDALGGLTPREREVLGLMAEGRSNSAIAAKLFLSAGSVEKYVTSIFGKLGLPPSEGDNRRVLAVLRYLDS, translated from the coding sequence ATGCGGATCGTCATCGCGGAGGACTCCACCATCCTGCGCCAGGGTCTCGTCGAGCTGCTGACCTTCCGCGGCCACGAGGTCGTCGCCGCGGTGAAGGACGCCGACGCGCTGCACGCCGCCGTCGAAGAGCACACTCCTGATGTGTCCATTGTGGACATCCGGATGCCGCCGACGCACACCGATGAAGGCCTGCGGGCGGCGATCTCGCTGCGTCGCGCGTCACCCGGCCGCGCGATCCTGCTGTTCTCCCAGTACGTCGAGACCAAGTACGCGGCCCAGCTGCTGGCCGACCGCGCGGGCGGCGTCGGCTACCTGCTCAAGGACCGCGTCGCCGAGGTGTCGGACTTCCTCGACGCTCTGCGCCGCGTCGCGGACGGCGAGACCGTGCTCGATCCCGAGGTCGTCAGCCAGCTCTTCTCGGCCACCCGCCAGACCGACGCGCTCGGCGGCCTCACCCCGCGGGAGCGCGAAGTCCTGGGCCTGATGGCGGAAGGCCGGTCGAACTCCGCGATCGCCGCGAAGCTGTTCCTCTCGGCCGGGTCGGTCGAAAAGTACGTGACGTCGATCTTCGGCAAGCTCGGCCTGCCACCGTCCGAAGGGGACAACCGCCGGGTGCTGGCGGTGCTGCGCTACCTGGACTCCTGA
- a CDS encoding helix-turn-helix domain-containing protein produces the protein MKPTSASPGARALAASLRELRMTRGKGLRELARMVRILPQLLSAWEKGQRVPGPEDIARLLGALQVDDATYERMMRLAKRAKDDNWLDSNPSDLPPALSGIVEYERTATRITMWSLAVLPGILQSPDYARDVLSNAEIALDQADAMLVARLNRQRILVKPEPVRLTAFIGEMAIREEIGSVDIMSDQIDHLLEVVAFSNVSLRIVPGNIGYHPGLIGPFVLYEFAELPPIVHLESSHATAFLHDARVVADYRRQARILAGRALSESATRDLLREVAR, from the coding sequence ATGAAGCCGACTTCCGCGTCCCCGGGTGCCAGAGCATTGGCCGCGTCACTGCGCGAATTGCGGATGACGCGGGGCAAAGGACTGCGCGAACTCGCCCGGATGGTGCGGATTCTCCCGCAGTTGCTGTCGGCGTGGGAAAAGGGGCAACGCGTCCCCGGCCCCGAGGACATCGCCCGGCTGCTGGGCGCGCTCCAGGTCGACGACGCGACCTACGAGCGCATGATGCGCCTGGCCAAGCGGGCGAAGGACGACAACTGGCTCGATTCGAACCCGTCGGACCTGCCGCCCGCGCTGAGCGGCATCGTCGAGTACGAGCGCACCGCCACCCGCATCACCATGTGGTCGCTGGCGGTGCTGCCGGGAATCCTGCAGTCCCCGGACTACGCGCGTGATGTGCTGAGCAATGCGGAAATCGCGCTGGATCAGGCGGACGCGATGCTGGTGGCGCGACTGAACCGCCAGCGGATCCTGGTGAAGCCGGAACCCGTGCGACTGACCGCATTCATCGGCGAAATGGCGATCCGCGAGGAGATCGGCAGCGTCGACATCATGTCCGACCAGATCGATCACTTGCTCGAGGTGGTGGCGTTCTCCAACGTTTCGCTGCGGATCGTGCCCGGGAACATCGGCTACCACCCGGGGCTGATCGGTCCGTTCGTGCTCTACGAGTTCGCCGAGTTGCCGCCCATCGTGCACTTGGAGAGCTCACACGCCACAGCGTTCCTGCACGACGCGAGAGTTGTCGCCGATTACCGGCGCCAGGCTAGGATCTTGGCTGGGAGAGCGTTGAGCGAAAGCGCCACCCGGGATCTGCTCCGGGAGGTCGCGCGATAA
- a CDS encoding bifunctional lysylphosphatidylglycerol flippase/synthetase MprF: MTEAASAAELAGGGRIRGTVAVLRQRLPFTSTVVLAMLVLAVASGALWSAAEDRAAYPFIAYGLPSLESGRWWTMLTGPFFAVVPWFYLPMVGSFALFAGFAEWQLGTRRAMAVTIGGQFVSVLVATQFLALCRNSGWLWAERMAGSLDVGFSGGALAAVAVASATLRPPWALRLRAGLCVYAGVAIIYVGTLADLVHFFALLAAIPLGNRLVGSRRVPSAGPNLREWRLLTVAGLLLLTIAEIVMFLVPGEGPFGSTEAVSLSAPELAVLVLVVVPMLNGLRKGGRVAWRWAVALAVFVTLQALADAMLYGLADVFGADYDTTGLPLFFVDNLLWTILLVVLIAGQRAFRVPSRRRLRRHTQGPGPALARTLLGRHGGSTLSWMTTWPRNTYFVREDGRSYLAYRRHAGVAVALGDPIAPDGTAAATVTEFTLMCENTGLVPCVFSATEETVAATRELGWQHVQVAEDNVLDLEGLEFRGKAWQDVRSALNKAAKQDIDFRLVRLADQPEPILAQVRALSEQWMADKAMPEMGFTLGGLDEAMDPATRVGLAVDAEGTVHGVTSWLPVHTGAGKVGGWTLDVMRRSPHGFRPVMEFLIASACVRFREEGARFVSLSGAPLARTGDAGPARTVDRALESLGKVMEPYYGFRSLHAFKAKFQPRHVPLYLAYRDEADLPRIGLALSRAYLPDVRLRELAKLVSSSRGR, translated from the coding sequence ATGACTGAAGCAGCGTCGGCGGCAGAGCTCGCCGGAGGGGGACGCATCCGCGGCACGGTCGCGGTGCTCAGGCAACGCCTGCCGTTCACCAGCACCGTCGTGCTCGCGATGCTCGTGCTGGCTGTCGCGTCGGGGGCGCTCTGGAGCGCCGCCGAAGACCGCGCGGCCTACCCGTTCATCGCGTACGGGCTGCCGTCGCTGGAGTCGGGCCGGTGGTGGACCATGCTCACCGGGCCGTTCTTCGCCGTCGTCCCGTGGTTCTACCTCCCGATGGTCGGCAGCTTCGCGCTCTTCGCCGGCTTCGCCGAGTGGCAGCTGGGCACGCGGCGCGCGATGGCCGTGACCATCGGCGGCCAGTTCGTCTCGGTGCTCGTCGCGACGCAGTTCCTCGCGCTGTGCCGCAACTCCGGCTGGCTGTGGGCCGAGCGCATGGCGGGCAGCCTCGACGTCGGGTTCTCCGGCGGCGCGCTCGCCGCGGTCGCGGTCGCCAGCGCGACGCTGCGGCCGCCGTGGGCGCTGCGGCTGCGGGCCGGGCTCTGCGTGTACGCCGGGGTCGCGATCATCTACGTCGGCACGCTGGCCGACCTCGTGCACTTCTTCGCCCTGCTGGCGGCGATCCCGCTCGGCAACCGGCTCGTCGGCTCGCGGCGGGTGCCGTCGGCGGGGCCGAACCTGCGGGAATGGCGACTGCTGACCGTCGCCGGCCTGCTGCTGCTCACCATCGCCGAGATCGTGATGTTCCTGGTGCCCGGTGAAGGCCCGTTCGGCTCCACCGAGGCGGTTTCGCTGTCGGCGCCGGAGCTGGCGGTCCTCGTGCTGGTCGTGGTGCCGATGCTCAACGGGCTGCGCAAGGGCGGCCGCGTCGCGTGGCGCTGGGCCGTCGCGCTGGCGGTCTTCGTCACCCTGCAGGCCCTCGCCGACGCCATGCTCTACGGGCTGGCCGACGTCTTCGGCGCGGACTACGACACCACGGGCCTGCCGTTGTTCTTCGTCGACAATCTCTTGTGGACGATCCTGCTGGTCGTCCTGATCGCCGGGCAGCGCGCCTTCCGCGTCCCGTCGCGGCGACGCCTGCGGCGGCACACGCAGGGTCCCGGGCCGGCGCTGGCCCGCACCCTGCTCGGGCGCCACGGCGGCAGCACGCTGTCGTGGATGACGACCTGGCCGCGCAACACCTACTTCGTCCGCGAGGACGGCCGGTCCTACCTCGCCTACCGCCGGCACGCGGGCGTCGCCGTCGCGCTCGGCGACCCGATCGCGCCGGACGGCACGGCGGCGGCCACCGTCACCGAGTTCACGCTGATGTGCGAGAACACCGGCCTGGTGCCGTGCGTGTTCTCGGCGACGGAGGAGACGGTCGCGGCGACGCGCGAGCTGGGCTGGCAGCACGTCCAGGTCGCCGAGGACAACGTGCTCGACCTGGAGGGGCTGGAGTTCCGCGGCAAGGCGTGGCAGGACGTCCGGTCGGCGCTGAACAAGGCCGCCAAGCAGGACATCGACTTCCGGCTGGTCCGCTTGGCCGACCAGCCGGAACCCATCCTCGCGCAGGTCCGGGCGCTGTCGGAGCAGTGGATGGCCGACAAGGCCATGCCCGAGATGGGCTTCACCCTCGGCGGCCTCGACGAGGCGATGGACCCGGCGACGCGGGTCGGCCTGGCGGTCGACGCGGAGGGCACGGTCCACGGCGTGACGTCGTGGCTGCCGGTCCACACGGGCGCGGGCAAGGTCGGCGGCTGGACGCTGGACGTCATGCGGCGCAGCCCGCACGGATTCCGCCCGGTGATGGAGTTCCTGATCGCGTCGGCGTGCGTGCGGTTCCGAGAGGAGGGCGCGCGGTTCGTCTCGCTGTCGGGCGCGCCGCTGGCCCGCACGGGCGACGCCGGCCCGGCGCGCACAGTCGACCGGGCGCTGGAGTCGCTGGGCAAGGTCATGGAGCCGTACTACGGATTCCGTTCCCTGCACGCGTTCAAGGCGAAGTTCCAGCCGCGGCACGTGCCGCTGTACCTGGCTTACCGCGACGAGGCGGACCTCCCGCGGATCGGGCTGGCGCTGAGCCGGGCCTACCTGCCCGACGTCCGGCTGCGCGAGCTGGCGAAGCTGGTCAGTAGCTCTCGGGGACGCTGA
- a CDS encoding VOC family protein, with the protein MAIHMGMITIDCADPRGLAEFWTAALGTTVAQDYEGEFLVLAPPEGGLPLGLQRVPEPRAGKNRVHVDFGGDDRAAEVKRLVELGAKEVAEHEVPGLAWTVLTDPEGNEFCVSGGEH; encoded by the coding sequence ATGGCGATCCACATGGGCATGATCACGATCGACTGCGCGGATCCGCGCGGTCTGGCGGAGTTCTGGACGGCGGCGCTGGGCACGACGGTGGCGCAGGACTACGAGGGCGAGTTCCTGGTGCTGGCGCCCCCGGAGGGCGGGCTGCCACTGGGCCTGCAACGGGTGCCCGAGCCACGGGCGGGCAAGAACAGAGTCCACGTCGACTTCGGCGGGGACGATCGGGCGGCGGAGGTGAAACGGCTGGTGGAGCTGGGCGCGAAGGAGGTGGCGGAGCACGAGGTGCCGGGCCTGGCGTGGACGGTGCTGACGGATCCGGAGGGCAACGAGTTCTGCGTCTCGGGAGGTGAGCACTGA
- a CDS encoding ABC transporter permease has product MTGPVRRPAGALALVAAVAGALVAVVLGFLTFGAQATAAPDGVPVAVAARPEIAQRIAAHGGGQLAWTVASPADARKLLEDKKVYGVLEIGPGPSATVVTSGAVNPAGTQVAQQALTGAASALGGAPKQEVVHPVSVAGRTAPLAASALAWIGALVAGLALTQLAERTGRTVGAGARFLQVAGAGVLVTAAVAGFFALWDAALPLDAGVLGFVFLAATAFAAVQAGLLRLLGLRAMAVLGPLYLVAPAVAGQVPELLNPAYRTLLWSWTPFRFSTEGLRSLLQGVPDAPDVATGVWVLGALLAAGLLLALWPGRSAREEAEPHLADRVVEVGVH; this is encoded by the coding sequence ATGACCGGTCCTGTCCGGCGCCCCGCCGGGGCGCTCGCCCTGGTCGCCGCCGTGGCCGGCGCGCTGGTGGCCGTGGTGCTCGGGTTCCTCACCTTCGGCGCGCAGGCCACGGCCGCGCCGGACGGCGTCCCGGTCGCGGTCGCCGCGCGGCCCGAGATCGCGCAGCGCATCGCGGCGCACGGCGGTGGCCAGCTCGCGTGGACGGTCGCGTCCCCGGCCGACGCACGGAAGCTGCTGGAGGACAAGAAGGTCTACGGCGTGCTCGAAATCGGGCCCGGACCGTCCGCGACCGTCGTGACGTCGGGGGCGGTCAACCCGGCCGGGACCCAGGTCGCGCAGCAGGCCCTGACCGGCGCGGCGTCCGCGCTGGGCGGCGCCCCGAAGCAGGAGGTGGTGCACCCGGTGAGCGTCGCCGGGCGGACCGCGCCGCTGGCCGCGTCCGCGCTGGCCTGGATCGGCGCGCTCGTCGCGGGTCTGGCGCTGACGCAGCTGGCCGAGCGCACCGGCCGCACGGTCGGCGCCGGCGCGCGGTTCCTGCAGGTCGCCGGCGCCGGGGTGCTGGTGACGGCGGCCGTCGCCGGGTTCTTCGCGCTGTGGGACGCCGCGCTGCCGCTCGACGCCGGCGTCCTCGGGTTCGTCTTCCTCGCCGCGACGGCGTTCGCGGCCGTGCAAGCGGGCCTGCTGCGCCTGCTGGGGCTGCGCGCGATGGCCGTGCTCGGCCCGCTCTACCTGGTCGCGCCGGCGGTGGCCGGGCAGGTGCCGGAGCTGCTGAACCCGGCCTACCGCACGCTGCTGTGGTCGTGGACGCCGTTCCGCTTCTCGACCGAAGGCCTGCGAAGCCTGCTTCAGGGCGTGCCGGACGCGCCCGACGTCGCGACCGGGGTCTGGGTGCTCGGCGCGTTGCTGGCGGCGGGGCTGCTGCTCGCGCTGTGGCCCGGCCGGTCAGCCCGCGAGGAGGCTGAACCGCACCTTGCGGACCGGGTTGTCGAGGTTGGTGTCCACTAG
- a CDS encoding 2-hydroxyacid dehydrogenase → MSARVLLPWTDIDVPEGVEVAYYDGVSSPPAGLGDVEFYVLPYDRGAEPPKLIGQLPSLRVVQSLSAGVETLVPLLPEGVRLANGRGLHDLSVAEHALALIHAAQRDLPRWFAQQARGEWVREHTRSLADSRVLLVGHGSIGQAIERQLVAAEAVVTRVASRARPADGVHGVAELPDLLPEADIVVLVLPDTPATRGLLDAKALAALPDDALVVNVGRGTAIDTDALLAETRTGRLRAGLDVVDPEPLPADHPLWTVPGVVITPHIAGGSASFYPRAKKLAGEQLRRYVEGEELLNLVEP, encoded by the coding sequence ATGAGCGCTCGCGTACTGCTGCCCTGGACCGACATCGACGTGCCGGAAGGGGTCGAGGTCGCCTACTACGACGGCGTCTCGTCGCCGCCGGCCGGGCTGGGTGACGTCGAGTTCTACGTGCTGCCGTACGACCGCGGGGCGGAGCCGCCGAAGCTGATCGGACAGCTGCCGTCGCTGCGGGTGGTGCAGTCGCTGTCGGCCGGGGTCGAGACGCTGGTGCCGCTGCTGCCCGAGGGCGTGCGCCTGGCGAACGGGCGGGGGCTGCACGACCTGAGCGTCGCCGAGCACGCGCTCGCGTTGATCCACGCGGCGCAGCGTGATCTGCCGCGCTGGTTCGCGCAGCAGGCGCGCGGCGAGTGGGTGCGCGAGCACACGCGGTCCCTCGCCGACAGCCGCGTGCTCCTGGTCGGCCACGGCTCGATCGGGCAGGCGATCGAACGCCAGCTCGTCGCCGCGGAGGCCGTGGTGACGCGGGTGGCGAGCCGTGCGCGGCCGGCGGACGGCGTCCACGGCGTCGCCGAGCTGCCGGACCTGCTGCCCGAAGCCGACATCGTGGTGCTCGTCCTGCCGGACACCCCCGCGACGCGCGGACTGCTCGACGCGAAGGCCCTGGCGGCGCTGCCCGACGACGCCCTGGTGGTGAACGTCGGCCGCGGCACGGCGATCGACACGGACGCCCTCCTGGCCGAGACGCGCACCGGCCGCCTGCGCGCGGGCCTCGACGTCGTGGACCCGGAACCGCTGCCCGCGGACCATCCACTGTGGACGGTGCCGGGCGTGGTCATCACGCCGCACATCGCGGGCGGCTCGGCGTCGTTTTATCCGCGCGCGAAGAAGCTGGCGGGCGAGCAGCTGCGGAGGTACGTCGAGGGTGAGGAGCTGCTCAACCTCGTAGAGCCGTGA
- a CDS encoding secondary thiamine-phosphate synthase enzyme YjbQ has product MYSTEIEVRTGSEAVVHDLTHEAESFLRDADATDGLLHVWVPHATAGLAILETGAGSDEDLLTALDELLPRDGRWRHRHGSPGHGRDHVLPALVPPYATIPVLGGVLALGTWQSICLVDTNLDNPVRKVRFSLLAG; this is encoded by the coding sequence ATGTACTCCACCGAGATCGAGGTCCGCACCGGCTCCGAAGCCGTCGTCCACGACCTCACCCACGAGGCCGAGTCGTTCCTGCGCGACGCGGACGCGACCGACGGGCTGCTGCACGTCTGGGTCCCGCACGCCACCGCCGGGCTGGCGATCCTCGAGACCGGCGCCGGCAGCGACGAAGACCTCCTCACCGCGCTCGACGAGCTGCTCCCCCGCGACGGCCGCTGGCGGCACCGGCACGGGAGCCCGGGTCACGGCCGTGACCACGTGCTCCCGGCACTGGTGCCGCCCTACGCGACGATCCCGGTGCTCGGCGGCGTCCTCGCCCTCGGGACCTGGCAGTCGATCTGCCTAGTGGACACCAACCTCGACAACCCGGTCCGCAAGGTGCGGTTCAGCCTCCTCGCGGGCTGA